Proteins encoded together in one Pirellulales bacterium window:
- a CDS encoding creatininase family protein, with translation MSPRPWKLFEANLAQVRAADYQVAVLPLGATEPHNLHLPYGTDVLEADLVGETICAAAHAQGARVVLLPTIPYGTESNLGRFPLAMNLRPTTLFRVIGDLVETLAGSGIRKVVLLNSHGGNDLKALLRELYGQTPAHVFLCNWYTVLKDCYDEIFAKPDDHAGEMETSLILHVAPELVARDSQGKLAADAGAVQPTRFAAVNNGWVGITRPWHLLTTNSGAGDPHAASADKGRQLLERLTPRLAQFLVELSAAPLDERFPF, from the coding sequence ATGAGTCCCCGCCCCTGGAAATTATTCGAGGCCAACCTGGCGCAAGTCCGCGCGGCCGATTATCAGGTGGCCGTCCTTCCCCTGGGCGCCACCGAGCCTCATAACCTGCACCTTCCCTATGGCACCGATGTGCTGGAGGCGGATTTGGTGGGAGAGACCATCTGCGCCGCCGCCCACGCGCAGGGAGCGCGGGTGGTGCTGCTACCCACCATTCCCTATGGGACGGAATCCAACCTGGGGCGGTTTCCTTTGGCGATGAACCTGCGGCCCACGACGCTGTTTCGGGTGATCGGCGACTTGGTGGAAACATTGGCGGGAAGCGGTATTCGCAAAGTGGTGCTCCTGAATAGCCACGGGGGGAATGACCTAAAGGCGCTGTTGCGGGAACTTTACGGCCAAACCCCGGCCCATGTTTTCTTGTGCAACTGGTACACCGTGCTTAAGGATTGCTATGACGAAATTTTTGCCAAGCCCGACGACCACGCGGGGGAGATGGAAACATCCCTCATTTTGCATGTTGCCCCGGAGCTGGTGGCGCGCGACAGCCAGGGGAAATTGGCCGCGGATGCGGGAGCCGTGCAACCGACCCGTTTTGCGGCGGTAAATAACGGCTGGGTGGGAATCACGCGTCCCTGGCATTTATTGACGACTAACAGCGGCGCGGGTGACCCCCACGCCGCCAGCGCGGACAAGGGACGGCAACTGCTGGAACGACTGACCCCGCGGCTGGCGCAATTTTTGGTCGAGCTTTCCGCCGCTCCCCTGGACGAGCGGTTTCCGTTTTAG
- the bioB gene encoding biotin synthase BioB: MLLESPTVPETSSRWHDLAARVLAGESATGDEALAILQSADDDLLDLVAAAARLRRRYFGQTVQLYFLMNAKSGLCAEDCGYCSQSKESDAEIPTYNFLSAPRLLEGARRAAEQRAKTYCIVISGRAPTDRELRLVTDLVPQIKQQFGLNICACLGLLDADQARLLKECGVDKVNHNLNTSARFYPEICSTHTHADRLETLRNVRNAGLQICSGGIIGMGETLVDRVQMALELRELRAESIPLNFLINIEGAPIGHKDELTPRDCLRALCMMRFVNPASELRIAGGREQHLGALQPLGLHVANSIFIGDYLTTKGQAAAEDYRMIRELGFTVTVADGQPVDLPDPAPRAAEFGIVDRPAQGV, encoded by the coding sequence ATGCTTTTAGAATCACCCACTGTTCCAGAAACATCTTCCCGCTGGCACGATTTGGCCGCGCGGGTCTTGGCCGGAGAATCCGCCACCGGCGACGAAGCCCTGGCGATCCTCCAGTCCGCCGATGATGATCTCTTGGATCTAGTGGCGGCTGCGGCGCGGTTGCGGCGGCGGTATTTTGGCCAGACGGTGCAACTGTATTTCTTGATGAATGCCAAAAGCGGCTTGTGCGCCGAGGATTGCGGTTATTGCTCGCAATCAAAAGAGAGTGACGCCGAAATTCCCACGTACAACTTCCTCAGCGCCCCCCGCCTGTTGGAAGGAGCTCGCCGCGCCGCCGAACAGCGGGCCAAAACCTATTGCATTGTCATTAGCGGCCGCGCCCCGACCGACCGTGAATTGCGCCTGGTCACCGACCTGGTCCCGCAAATCAAACAGCAATTCGGCCTCAATATATGCGCCTGCCTGGGCCTGCTGGACGCCGACCAGGCCCGCCTTCTCAAGGAATGCGGCGTGGACAAGGTCAACCATAATCTCAACACCAGCGCCCGGTTTTACCCGGAGATATGCTCAACGCACACCCATGCCGACCGGCTGGAGACGTTGCGAAATGTCCGCAACGCGGGCCTGCAAATTTGCTCCGGCGGGATCATCGGCATGGGGGAGACCCTAGTCGACCGGGTGCAAATGGCCCTGGAGCTGCGGGAGTTACGGGCCGAATCGATCCCGCTGAATTTTTTGATCAATATCGAAGGGGCCCCCATCGGGCACAAGGACGAACTGACTCCGCGCGACTGCCTGCGGGCGCTGTGCATGATGCGGTTTGTGAATCCCGCCAGTGAGTTGCGGATTGCCGGCGGGCGGGAGCAGCACCTGGGGGCGTTGCAACCACTGGGCCTGCACGTGGCGAATTCGATCTTTATTGGCGATTATCTGACGACCAAAGGGCAAGCCGCCGCCGAGGATTATCGGATGATCCGCGAACTGGGATTTACCGTGACCGTGGCCGACGGCCAGCCGGTGGACCTGCCCGACCCCGCCCCCCGCGCCGCGGAATTTGGCATTGTGGACCGGCCAGCACAGGGGGTGTAG
- a CDS encoding VOC family protein — MNQISLNLVVLRSTDIARAAAFYSHLGLRFSQHRHGNGPTHYAAQLPGGEVFELYPVASDGKSTTGIRIGFRVPSLDAALAALSDNPAAIVTQASDSEWGRRAVVADPDGHRIELIQS; from the coding sequence ATGAATCAAATATCCTTGAATCTTGTTGTTCTGAGGTCCACAGACATAGCACGAGCGGCGGCGTTTTATTCACATCTCGGTTTGCGGTTCTCACAGCACAGACATGGTAACGGCCCTACACATTATGCCGCTCAGTTGCCGGGTGGTGAAGTTTTTGAGCTTTATCCCGTCGCATCTGATGGCAAATCCACGACGGGCATTCGCATCGGATTTCGTGTTCCTTCGTTAGATGCGGCTTTGGCCGCTTTAAGTGATAATCCTGCTGCAATCGTGACACAAGCGAGTGATTCCGAATGGGGACGCCGAGCGGTCGTCGCAGACCCGGACGGTCATCGAATTGAATTAATACAGTCGTAA